The genomic region GAGGGAACAGATTGATTTCTGGAAACTACCGGACAAGGTAGGGACTATATTATTTTCGCCCATTTTCGGTAAAATTGATCCGAAAGAGATTGTTGAGTGGATTCTTGCAGACGACTTGCCTGTGCGTTTTCAACTCCAGCTTCACAAATTCATTTGGCCCCCTAATCAAAAAGGAGTTTGACCAGAAGCCATGCTCCCAAAAATCAAAACATCCATACCGGGACCCCTCTCAAAAAAACTTGCACTCAAGTTAAGAAAATATGAGTCGCGTAATATTACATTTGTCAGTAAGGGTTTCCCTGTCTTCTGGAGCAAAGCTAAAAATGCAAATATCTGGGATGTTGACGGGAACCGCTATGTTGATTTCACATCTGCATTTGGAGTGGCGACCCTTGGACACACAAACCCCCAAATAACTGGCGACCTGCGACTCCAAAGCAGGGACTTGGTCCATGCGATGGGGGATGTCCATCCCTCTGAATTAAAAGTGACACTCTGTCAAAAACTCTCTGAAATCACTTTTGAAAAATGGACTCGCGGGTCTAACTCGAAGATTCATGGAAAAACCATTCTTTGTAATTCCGGTTTCGAGGCGGTAGAAGCTGCTTTAAAAACAGCTCATCTATTGACCGGGAAAAAACGTGTTCTGGCTTTTTCCGGTAGTTATCACGGTTTAGGTTTTGGGGCCTTGGATGTGACAGGCTGGCCAGAATTCCGCAGTCCCTTCAAAAAGATTATAGCAGATTTTGCAGATTTCCTGCCTTATCCACAAGGACACCATTGCTCCATTGGAAAAAAGCCAACTTACTCGACTAATGATTTTATGAATGAATTTTTCAAAAAGATTGAAAGATTATTAAAAAAATCGCTCACAGGCGCAATTATTGTTGAGCCGATCCAAGGGAGGGGGGGCGAGGTCATTCCTCCCGTATGGTTTTTACCCCTGCTCCGGACGATGGCGGATAAATATCAAATACCCTTGATTTTTGATGAGATTTACACTGGTTTCAACCG from Verrucomicrobiota bacterium harbors:
- a CDS encoding aspartate aminotransferase family protein — translated: MLPKIKTSIPGPLSKKLALKLRKYESRNITFVSKGFPVFWSKAKNANIWDVDGNRYVDFTSAFGVATLGHTNPQITGDLRLQSRDLVHAMGDVHPSELKVTLCQKLSEITFEKWTRGSNSKIHGKTILCNSGFEAVEAALKTAHLLTGKKRVLAFSGSYHGLGFGALDVTGWPEFRSPFKKIIADFADFLPYPQGHHCSIGKKPTYSTNDFMNEFFKKIERLLKKSLTGAIIVEPIQGRGGEVIPPVWFLPLLRTMADKYQIPLIFDEIYTGFNRTGSFFACEDCDGQTVVPDMICLGKSLTGGLPLSACVGKAPLMDQAWPESTGEALHTSTFLGNPIACAMALKSITLHRDPVILKQIAHTAELLRDSMTKINELSFTGDVRGKGLMWGIEIVNEKGTPAPSKAVEIMMEGLQKGYILLNGGLKHNVISLSPPYNIHPQALTGFSEFLKGI